CCCCCGGCGCGGAGGAGGTTCGCGATCTGAGAGGCCGCCAGCGGTCGAGCGCCTCGAGCGCGAGCCGTGCGGCCGAAATGGTGAGGCGTCAGGGAATCGAACCCTGAACCTAGAGATTAAGAGTCTCTTGCTCTGCCAATTGAGCTAACGCCTCAACGGAGCCGGAAGGATACGGGAAAGGGCCAAGCGGCGCAAGCGAGTTCGGTATCGCCCGATGAGCGGACCGAAAGATCGCTTCGCTTCCGCCTTCGTTTGAACGCTTCGGCGCGGCAGGCTGCTGCGCTCGCGATGACGGTGGAGTGACGACTCCGAAAAGAGCGAACGGACCGGATTGCCGATTTCGTTTATGGTCCGCGGTCGCGCCCCCGGGCTCTTCGCATCGCGGAAAGCGTTCGCCCGAAGTAACCGAGGCGAAAGCTCCGCGATGCGGGAGCGGGAGCGAAGGTGAAGGGGGTGGCGGGTTCGCGGTCGAGCCGCTCGTTCGGCGAGCCGCGAACCCGTCACGCGCTCCCGGTCCCCGAGCCCGCTCCCGCGACGGTTACCCTCCGCCGACGAAGGTCACGACCTCCAGCTCGTCACCCTCCCGGAGCTGCGTCTGCTCGTACTGACCCTTCGGAAGGATCTCGCGGTTGTACTCGACCGCGACGCGCGGAGTCGCGACGCCCAGCGCGTCGAGGAGGTCGGCGACCCGCGTCGCGGGCCCGACCGCGCGGACCTCTCCGTTGACGCGCACGCGGATCTCCGCGGCCCCGTCGCTCACCGGCGATGCCTCAGGAGGTATTTGATCTCGTTGTTCCCGGCTTCCGAAGTCGCCTGGATGATGAGCGCGGCGTTACCGTTCCGGTAGTCGGGGAGCTTGCAGTGGGCGATGCAGGAGCCGTCGGACGCGGTCTTCCCCTGGAAGACGACCGCCGGTTTGTCGACCGTCGAGATCACCTTGACGAGGATTCCGGCGCCGATGATCGGCCGGCGGGAGAGCGAAGTCTCCGCCTTGACCCGGATCTCGACGTTCTCTCCCAGGAAGAAATCGGGGGAGGAATAGAGCGTCAGGTCGAGGTGCTCCTGCGAGACTTCGGAGGCGAGGTAATCGAGGATGACCTGGTCCAGGGTCTTCTCGTCGGTCTTGGCGGAGCGTTCGACGACGACGGCGCCGGCCGGGATCTCCACTTCGGCGTCGGGCGCCGGGAGCGCCCGCTCGAAGGATT
The nucleotide sequence above comes from Thermoanaerobaculia bacterium. Encoded proteins:
- the thiS gene encoding sulfur carrier protein ThiS, giving the protein MSDGAAEIRVRVNGEVRAVGPATRVADLLDALGVATPRVAVEYNREILPKGQYEQTQLREGDELEVVTFVGGG